The following are encoded together in the Phyllopteryx taeniolatus isolate TA_2022b chromosome 21, UOR_Ptae_1.2, whole genome shotgun sequence genome:
- the LOC133470954 gene encoding regulating synaptic membrane exocytosis protein 2-like isoform X5 produces the protein MIQDRSSQAEVLARWFGHGSVSVLQDSAETPAREGEEKHGADSRARAQKSPRKPREVNGDDMDHSHWWYPSELTAMPTQVSWQQSTDGERLIGRILLNKTMKDGSIHADTGALLGLKVVGGKMTESGHLCAFITKVKRGSLADVVGHLRAGDQVVEWNGHVLQGATFNDVYNIILESKSEPQVELLVSRPIRAADSSHLQLVSSSSSFDSPISLNAMQGQVLTENTRVLLPRLQVKLWYDKVGHQLIVTVLGAKELPVRIDGRPRNIYVEIYLLPDRSGKSKRRTKTVKKLAEPRWNQTFIYSPVHERDFQERTLELTVWDQAGIAEEESQFLGEVVIGLEKTTVLDDQPHWFKLHRNAFASLPRANTSPYLQRRVLQHGAAARRLHCFNRFSDGDFSDYDCEDVIGVISDSRQNGQHLYSSAHSLNEHGPSSRPGSRCDPIMARCDPAPARCSSPSHSANPLYPLYREDAVRMLRASKITRTHSDVGRYDSLDKRLLRRRSGAISLDSHDCYSGRLCNTPWPNHKTNGSLEDFSQNFIPNLPSEAEPFDEELLRVGRHDGSLHLSPIGSPERSRRVRQLPAVPPKGAPDTLCTTPTKGTPTGAAAPPTALPPPASHRQAPSAGNHQCPPLIRIQAPPPTEPSHFHCQVSPSPTPPPNPVPPPPSTASHQAPPQPAPAPPPTTSTHQAPSPPTTASPPPLSTTLQDPPPPAPSSCHQAPPPSAACWTPAPPSQTPEADRRSATPGGSRKEVTWEDQQMKGANGTLACTLARKSVMKDPERMRDSLSKSSLSNLSDVSSESVVLYDLQSVSQAEGPESLGGLEALSGPGSTEKTTLQNSESMEEGEEEPESSKVAAAPAAKSASVGGDICSLSRNDDDDDDKKRRSSLGARVMGMVGLGKKSQSTSQLNPEEEDKKKKVVRLPIQRSVETGLAVEFKSRFTRQPSRDPDAEDPKPGALIFPGVKLATDKHFTGFLDGLGPAQLAGRQTLATPPMGDIQIGMVYRKERLDVEVIRARGLVGKQGNKNTPAAYVKVYLMDNGKCLLKRRTRLARKTLDPLYQQQLQFEENPEGKVLQIIVWGDYGKMDHKSFMGAAQVLLDDLDLSIMVIGWFKLFPATSLVDPALAPLTNKETEGSCTP, from the exons ATGATCCAGGATCGTTCCTCACAGGCTGAGGTGCTAGCGCGGTGGTTCGGTCACGGCTCGGTCTCAGTTCTCCAGGACTCGGCCGAGACACCCGCgagagaaggagaagaaaaacatggtgCCGACTCTCGGGCCCGAGCTCAGAAAAGTCCACGGAAGCCCAGAGAAGTGAATG GAGACGACATGGACCACAGCCACTGGTGGTATCCCAGTGAACTCACGGCCATGCCCACA CAGGTGTCATGGCAACAGTCCACAGACGGTGAGCGTCTCATTGGGCGAATTCTGCTGAACAAGACCATGAAGGACGGATCCATTCACGCAGACACTGGCGCGCTGCTTGGACTCAAG GTGGTTGGCGGTAAGATGACGGAGTCTGGTCATCTCTGTGCGTTCATCACTAAAGTGAAACGAGGAAGTCTAGCAGACGTTGTGGGACACCTGAGAGCAG GTGATCAGGTGGTGGAGTGGAATGGTCACGTTCTACAAGGCGCCACTTTCAACGACGTTTACAACATCATCCTGGAGTCCAAATCAGAGCCACAAGTGGAGCTGTTGGTGTCGCGACCGATCAG AGCTGCAGACTCTTCCCATCTCCAGCTAGTCTCCA gtTCCAGTTCCTTTGACTCTCCCATAAGCCTGAACGCAATGCAAGGACAGGTTTTG aCTGAAAACACGCGGGTTCTGCTTCCCAGACTTCAG GTGAAGCTGTGGTATGATAAAGTTGGCCATCAGCTGATTGTCACTGTCCTCGGAGCTAAAGAACTTCCTGTTCGGATAGACGGCCGGCCCCGCAACATTTATGTTGAAATCTACTTACTTCCTGACAGAAG TGGTAAAAGTAAGCGGAGGACAAAGACCGTGAAGAAGTTGGCAGAACCTCGGTGGAACCAGACCTTCATCTACTCTCCGGTCCACGAACGGGACTTCCAAGAGCGCACGTTGGAGTTGACGGTCTGGGATCAGGCCGGAATTGCTGAGGAAGAGAGTCAGTTCCTCGGAGAG GTTGTGATCGGGCTGGAGAAGACCACAGTGCTGGATGATCAGCCTCACTGGTTCAAACTTCACAGGAACGCTTTTGCCTCTCTGCCGCGAGCCAACACCTCTCCCTACCTGCAGAGGAGAGTCCTCCAGCACGGAGCCGCTGCCAGGAGGCTGCACT GTTTTAATAGGTTCAGCGATGGAGACTTTTCCGATTATGACTGCGAGGACGTTATCGGGGTGATATCAG ATTCCCGTCAGAACGGCCAACACCTCTACAGCTCCGCCCACTCTCTAAACGAGCACGGGCCGTCATCTCGTCCCGGCTCGCGATGCGACCCGATCATGGCGAGGTGTGATCCGGCCCCGGCGAGGTGCTCGTCGCCAAGCCACAG TGCAAACCCTCTTTACCCGCTTTACCGCGAAGACGCCGTGCGGATGCTGCGAGCCTCTAAGATCACTCGAACTCATTCTGATGTCGGACGCTATGACAGCCTGGACAA GAGGTTATTGAGGAGAAGGTCTGGGGCCATCTCTCTTGATTCCCATGACTG TTACTCTGGAAGATTGTGTAATACTCCCTGGCCAAACCACAAGACAAATGGGAGCCTTGAGGACTTCAG CCAGAACTTCATCCCAAACTTGCCCTCGGAAGCAGAACCCTTCGATGAGGAGCTGTTAAG GGTCGGCCGGCACGATGGGTCGCTCCATTTGAGTCCGATAGGGAGCCCCGAGCGCAGTCGCCGAGTACGTCAGTTGCCCGCGGTCCCACCCAAAGGTGCTCCGGACACAC TTTGCACCACGCCCACAAAAGGAACACCCACTGGGGCTGCAGCTCCACCCACTGCCCTTCCCCCTCCCGCCTCCCACAGACAGGCTCCATCCGCTGGCAACCATCAATGCCCTCCGCTCATTAGAATACAAGCTCCGCCTCCCACAGAACCTTCACACTTCCATTGCCAAGTCTCGCCCTCTCCCACCCCCCCACCTAACCCAGTTCCTCCCCCACCCTCCACCGCTTCTCACCAAGCTCCTCCCCAACCTGCCCCAGCCCCTCCCCCAACCACCTCAACTCATCAAGCGCCTTCCCCACCTACCACAGCTTCTCCCCCTCCCTTGTCAACTACTCTTCAAGATCCACCTCCCCCAGCCCCCTCCTCTTGTCATCAAGCTCCGCCTCCCTCAGCAGCATGCTGGACGCCGGCCCCACCTTCTCAGACACCAG AGGCGGACAGACGCTCAGCCACGCCCGGAGGCAGCAGGAAAG AGGTCACATGGGAGGACCAACAGATGAAAGGAGCTAACGGTACATTAGCATGTACActtgcaagaaaaa GTGTGATGAAGGATCCAGAAAGG ATGCGGGACAGTCTCTCGAAGTCGTCCCTCAGCAACTTGAGCGACGTGTCTTCGGAGTCCGTCGTCCTCTACGACCTTCAAAGCGTCAG TCAAGCGGAAGGTCCGGAGAGTCTAGGGGGTTTGGAGGCTTTGTCGGGGCCAGGATCGACAGAAAAGACCACCCTGCAGAACAGCGAATCGATGGAGGAAGGAGAGGAGGAGCCTGAGTCGTCAAA GGTGGCAGCAGCACCTGCCGCCAAGTCTGCCAGTGTGGGGGGTGACATTTGTTCTCTGAGCCgtaacgacgacgacgacgacgacaagaaGCGGCGATCCAGTTTGGGCGCTCGTGTGATGGGAATGGTCGGACTGGGAAAGAAGAGCCAAAGCACCTCGCAACTCAATCCGGAAG AGgaagacaagaagaagaaggtggtgAGACTTCCCATTCAGAGGAGCGTGGAAACCGGACTGGCTGTGGAGTTTAAGTCTCGCTTCACACGACAGCCAAGCCGCGATCCTGACGCAGAGGACCCGAAGCCCGGAGC TTTGATCTTTCCGGGAGTCAAGCTGGCCACAGACAAACACTTCACCGGTTTCCTTGATGGGTTAGGCCCAGCCCAGCTGGCTGGGAGGCAGACGTTGGCTACACCTCCCATGG GAGACATCCAGATCGGAATGGTCTACAGGAAGGAGCGCCTAGACGTGGAGGTGATCCGGGCCAGGGGGCTTGTGGGTAAACAAGGCAACAAAAATACACCAG CTGCATATGTGAAGGTCTACCTGATGGATAACGGCAAATGTTTGTTGAAGCGAAGAACTCGTCTGGCCAGAAAGACGCTGGATCCTCTTTATCAACAACAGCTGCAGTTTGAAGAGAATCCGGAAGGCAAAGTTCTACAG ATCATTGTGTGGGGGGACTATGGAAAGATGGACCATAAATCCTTCATGGGTGCTGCTCAGGTTCTACTGGATGACTTGGACCTGTCAATCATGGTGATTGGTTGGTTTAAATTGTTTCCTGCCACCTCCTTGGTGGACCCCGCTTTGGCTCCACTGACCAATaaagagactgagggcagctgCACACCATAG
- the LOC133470954 gene encoding regulating synaptic membrane exocytosis protein 2-like isoform X4 has translation MIQDRSSQAEVLARWFGHGSVSVLQDSAETPAREGEEKHGADSRARAQKSPRKPREVNGDDMDHSHWWYPSELTAMPTQQVSWQQSTDGERLIGRILLNKTMKDGSIHADTGALLGLKVVGGKMTESGHLCAFITKVKRGSLADVVGHLRAGDQVVEWNGHVLQGATFNDVYNIILESKSEPQVELLVSRPIRAADSSHLQLVSSSSSFDSPISLNAMQGQVLTENTRVLLPRLQVKLWYDKVGHQLIVTVLGAKELPVRIDGRPRNIYVEIYLLPDRSGKSKRRTKTVKKLAEPRWNQTFIYSPVHERDFQERTLELTVWDQAGIAEEESQFLGEVVIGLEKTTVLDDQPHWFKLHRNAFASLPRANTSPYLQRRVLQHGAAARRLHCFNRFSDGDFSDYDCEDVIGVISDSRQNGQHLYSSAHSLNEHGPSSRPGSRCDPIMARCDPAPARCSSPSHSANPLYPLYREDAVRMLRASKITRTHSDVGRYDSLDKRLLRRRSGAISLDSHDCYSGRLCNTPWPNHKTNGSLEDFSQNFIPNLPSEAEPFDEELLRVGRHDGSLHLSPIGSPERSRRVRQLPAVPPKGAPDTLCTTPTKGTPTGAAAPPTALPPPASHRQAPSAGNHQCPPLIRIQAPPPTEPSHFHCQVSPSPTPPPNPVPPPPSTASHQAPPQPAPAPPPTTSTHQAPSPPTTASPPPLSTTLQDPPPPAPSSCHQAPPPSAACWTPAPPSQTPEADRRSATPGGSRKEVTWEDQQMKGANGTLACTLARKSVMKDPERMRDSLSKSSLSNLSDVSSESVVLYDLQSVSQAEGPESLGGLEALSGPGSTEKTTLQNSESMEEGEEEPESSKVAAAPAAKSASVGGDICSLSRNDDDDDDKKRRSSLGARVMGMVGLGKKSQSTSQLNPEEEDKKKKVVRLPIQRSVETGLAVEFKSRFTRQPSRDPDAEDPKPGALIFPGVKLATDKHFTGFLDGLGPAQLAGRQTLATPPMGDIQIGMVYRKERLDVEVIRARGLVGKQGNKNTPAAYVKVYLMDNGKCLLKRRTRLARKTLDPLYQQQLQFEENPEGKVLQIIVWGDYGKMDHKSFMGAAQVLLDDLDLSIMVIGWFKLFPATSLVDPALAPLTNKETEGSCTP, from the exons ATGATCCAGGATCGTTCCTCACAGGCTGAGGTGCTAGCGCGGTGGTTCGGTCACGGCTCGGTCTCAGTTCTCCAGGACTCGGCCGAGACACCCGCgagagaaggagaagaaaaacatggtgCCGACTCTCGGGCCCGAGCTCAGAAAAGTCCACGGAAGCCCAGAGAAGTGAATG GAGACGACATGGACCACAGCCACTGGTGGTATCCCAGTGAACTCACGGCCATGCCCACA CAGCAGGTGTCATGGCAACAGTCCACAGACGGTGAGCGTCTCATTGGGCGAATTCTGCTGAACAAGACCATGAAGGACGGATCCATTCACGCAGACACTGGCGCGCTGCTTGGACTCAAG GTGGTTGGCGGTAAGATGACGGAGTCTGGTCATCTCTGTGCGTTCATCACTAAAGTGAAACGAGGAAGTCTAGCAGACGTTGTGGGACACCTGAGAGCAG GTGATCAGGTGGTGGAGTGGAATGGTCACGTTCTACAAGGCGCCACTTTCAACGACGTTTACAACATCATCCTGGAGTCCAAATCAGAGCCACAAGTGGAGCTGTTGGTGTCGCGACCGATCAG AGCTGCAGACTCTTCCCATCTCCAGCTAGTCTCCA gtTCCAGTTCCTTTGACTCTCCCATAAGCCTGAACGCAATGCAAGGACAGGTTTTG aCTGAAAACACGCGGGTTCTGCTTCCCAGACTTCAG GTGAAGCTGTGGTATGATAAAGTTGGCCATCAGCTGATTGTCACTGTCCTCGGAGCTAAAGAACTTCCTGTTCGGATAGACGGCCGGCCCCGCAACATTTATGTTGAAATCTACTTACTTCCTGACAGAAG TGGTAAAAGTAAGCGGAGGACAAAGACCGTGAAGAAGTTGGCAGAACCTCGGTGGAACCAGACCTTCATCTACTCTCCGGTCCACGAACGGGACTTCCAAGAGCGCACGTTGGAGTTGACGGTCTGGGATCAGGCCGGAATTGCTGAGGAAGAGAGTCAGTTCCTCGGAGAG GTTGTGATCGGGCTGGAGAAGACCACAGTGCTGGATGATCAGCCTCACTGGTTCAAACTTCACAGGAACGCTTTTGCCTCTCTGCCGCGAGCCAACACCTCTCCCTACCTGCAGAGGAGAGTCCTCCAGCACGGAGCCGCTGCCAGGAGGCTGCACT GTTTTAATAGGTTCAGCGATGGAGACTTTTCCGATTATGACTGCGAGGACGTTATCGGGGTGATATCAG ATTCCCGTCAGAACGGCCAACACCTCTACAGCTCCGCCCACTCTCTAAACGAGCACGGGCCGTCATCTCGTCCCGGCTCGCGATGCGACCCGATCATGGCGAGGTGTGATCCGGCCCCGGCGAGGTGCTCGTCGCCAAGCCACAG TGCAAACCCTCTTTACCCGCTTTACCGCGAAGACGCCGTGCGGATGCTGCGAGCCTCTAAGATCACTCGAACTCATTCTGATGTCGGACGCTATGACAGCCTGGACAA GAGGTTATTGAGGAGAAGGTCTGGGGCCATCTCTCTTGATTCCCATGACTG TTACTCTGGAAGATTGTGTAATACTCCCTGGCCAAACCACAAGACAAATGGGAGCCTTGAGGACTTCAG CCAGAACTTCATCCCAAACTTGCCCTCGGAAGCAGAACCCTTCGATGAGGAGCTGTTAAG GGTCGGCCGGCACGATGGGTCGCTCCATTTGAGTCCGATAGGGAGCCCCGAGCGCAGTCGCCGAGTACGTCAGTTGCCCGCGGTCCCACCCAAAGGTGCTCCGGACACAC TTTGCACCACGCCCACAAAAGGAACACCCACTGGGGCTGCAGCTCCACCCACTGCCCTTCCCCCTCCCGCCTCCCACAGACAGGCTCCATCCGCTGGCAACCATCAATGCCCTCCGCTCATTAGAATACAAGCTCCGCCTCCCACAGAACCTTCACACTTCCATTGCCAAGTCTCGCCCTCTCCCACCCCCCCACCTAACCCAGTTCCTCCCCCACCCTCCACCGCTTCTCACCAAGCTCCTCCCCAACCTGCCCCAGCCCCTCCCCCAACCACCTCAACTCATCAAGCGCCTTCCCCACCTACCACAGCTTCTCCCCCTCCCTTGTCAACTACTCTTCAAGATCCACCTCCCCCAGCCCCCTCCTCTTGTCATCAAGCTCCGCCTCCCTCAGCAGCATGCTGGACGCCGGCCCCACCTTCTCAGACACCAG AGGCGGACAGACGCTCAGCCACGCCCGGAGGCAGCAGGAAAG AGGTCACATGGGAGGACCAACAGATGAAAGGAGCTAACGGTACATTAGCATGTACActtgcaagaaaaa GTGTGATGAAGGATCCAGAAAGG ATGCGGGACAGTCTCTCGAAGTCGTCCCTCAGCAACTTGAGCGACGTGTCTTCGGAGTCCGTCGTCCTCTACGACCTTCAAAGCGTCAG TCAAGCGGAAGGTCCGGAGAGTCTAGGGGGTTTGGAGGCTTTGTCGGGGCCAGGATCGACAGAAAAGACCACCCTGCAGAACAGCGAATCGATGGAGGAAGGAGAGGAGGAGCCTGAGTCGTCAAA GGTGGCAGCAGCACCTGCCGCCAAGTCTGCCAGTGTGGGGGGTGACATTTGTTCTCTGAGCCgtaacgacgacgacgacgacgacaagaaGCGGCGATCCAGTTTGGGCGCTCGTGTGATGGGAATGGTCGGACTGGGAAAGAAGAGCCAAAGCACCTCGCAACTCAATCCGGAAG AGgaagacaagaagaagaaggtggtgAGACTTCCCATTCAGAGGAGCGTGGAAACCGGACTGGCTGTGGAGTTTAAGTCTCGCTTCACACGACAGCCAAGCCGCGATCCTGACGCAGAGGACCCGAAGCCCGGAGC TTTGATCTTTCCGGGAGTCAAGCTGGCCACAGACAAACACTTCACCGGTTTCCTTGATGGGTTAGGCCCAGCCCAGCTGGCTGGGAGGCAGACGTTGGCTACACCTCCCATGG GAGACATCCAGATCGGAATGGTCTACAGGAAGGAGCGCCTAGACGTGGAGGTGATCCGGGCCAGGGGGCTTGTGGGTAAACAAGGCAACAAAAATACACCAG CTGCATATGTGAAGGTCTACCTGATGGATAACGGCAAATGTTTGTTGAAGCGAAGAACTCGTCTGGCCAGAAAGACGCTGGATCCTCTTTATCAACAACAGCTGCAGTTTGAAGAGAATCCGGAAGGCAAAGTTCTACAG ATCATTGTGTGGGGGGACTATGGAAAGATGGACCATAAATCCTTCATGGGTGCTGCTCAGGTTCTACTGGATGACTTGGACCTGTCAATCATGGTGATTGGTTGGTTTAAATTGTTTCCTGCCACCTCCTTGGTGGACCCCGCTTTGGCTCCACTGACCAATaaagagactgagggcagctgCACACCATAG